The Natronosporangium hydrolyticum nucleotide sequence GCTTCAAACAGGCCCTGCTGGTACTGGTCTGGTACCGCAAACGCGAAGACCTCACCCTGCTGGCCGCCGGATTCGGCGTCTCCCGCGCCACCGCCTACCGCTACCGCGACGAGGCCACCACCGTCCTTGCCGCAGGCGCCCCAGACCTGCACCAGGCGCTACGCCGGGTCGCCGACCAAGGCTGGTCCCACATCATCCTCGACGGCAAAATCTTCCGCCGCCAGCCCCAGCAAAATCGGCGACATCGTCAAAGCAGTGCTCGTCCTCACCCACTTTGAACACCGCCACCTGCCAGAATCTTGTTGAGATCACCTCACTGACACCTCCGGTGGCGGGATGCTAGTATGCTCTCGCATGACGCAATGCATCCCTTACATCTGTCCAGGTTGAGGTTGGTGGACGATCCTCGAGACATGTGGCGCGGCCGGCAGGGGAGCGAGGACGCGCGCCAGCCAGGAAGCCTCTACGGCAATGTCATCGCCGCGTTGACTGCGGCGGCTGCGAGCGCAGCTACCGAGCGTGCCCGCGGTTACTACCGCGACCTGCTCGAACGGACGGTACGGGCCGGGACGCTGGACCATCCGGCGAGGTATACCCCCGCTCGGCAACGGGTGGGCGCTCGGTCGTATCTGCGGCGTCAGGTATCCGTGGACACCTACGCCTGCAGCCAAGGGGTTGCCGAGCCGCTGCGTTGGCGCGGACGGCGCCTTCTCAAGGGCGTATGGGACCTCGCGATCTACGGCCAACTTCTGCAGGAGTTGCGGCCACGGACAATTGTCGAACTCGGAGCTGGCCCCGGCGCGAGTGCGCTCTGGTTCGCCGATCAGGCTATCGGACTGGGAATCGACTGCCATGTCGTCTCCCTGGACCGTTCGCCGCCACCGGCGGTCAGAGGGCGACCCAGCGTGACATACCAGTACTGTGATCTTGAGGGTGACCTGGCCATGCTCGTGGCTGCGCTACGCCGACGCCCGGCCGCCACGCCGCTGCTGGTGGTGGAGGATGCCCATGTCGCCATCCCGGCTGTGCTTAGCTGCGTAGACGCCGAACTCGACCGGGGCGACTATCTGGTGATTGAGGACAGCGAGGGCAAGCAGGCTGAACTTGTCGCCTTTCTGGAGAAGGCCCAGCGGGATTACTACGTTGACAACATGCTGTGCGATCGGTTCGGCGTTAACGCCGCATCGGCGATGAACTCAATTTTCATGGTCGGCCCTCCGGAGAGGTGAGGCTGTGCGTCGCCTGCTGCTGGCGAACCTGATCTCCGGCTCCGCCACATTGGCGGTGTTCACGGCGCTGGCCGCGTACGTGCAGCAGACCGTCGGAGCCACAGCCACCACCGCGCTCTTCCTGGTGCAGACGGTCGCGGTGATCGCGCTGGCGCGCTGGATCCTCCGGCTCCTTCCCAGCGAACGTGCTGGTCTGCTGTGGGGACTGGGTCAGGTGGTGCAGCTGCTGCTATGCGTCCTGCTGTTGCCGGTGCGGGAGGACCTCGCCCTGATCGTGGTCTACGCGGGTGTCGTGGCAGGGCTGGGCGGAGTCAGCGCGCCTTTGATGCTCTACCTCGTCGGCAGGCTCGCGGAGGAACCGTTACGCCAGGGTGCTCTAACTGGTCTTGCCAGCGGGCGGACCGCCAGTCTGGCGATCGGCCCTGGAATCGCGGCCGTGCTCATCCCTGTCGGGGGAGTCGCTACGGTCATCTTGGTGGCTGCGCTGCTCTACGCGGCCTGTGCAGCCCTGGTGGCTCATACCCGGCATGCGCGGCTGACCTCCGCCGGCGGCGACACTCAGGCACCGGCACGAGGCTTTCTGTCGACATTCGCCAGGCCTGACGGCGTTGGCCGCGGGCTGGTGCCGATGGTGATTCTCTGGGCGGTGCTCGCCTTGGCCGGCGGCGCCGTCAACGCGGTGGAGTTCCCGGTCATGGACGTACTACACGGGTTCTCGGCTTCGATGATCGGGGTGACGCTCGCGGCGTACGGCGTGGGGGGACTGGTCGTGTTCGTCCTCAACACCCTGAACGTGGACATCCTACACCCGCTGGTGCCGTTCGTGGTCCTACCGTTCGCGCTTCTAGGCTGGGCTTTCTTAGGTCCGGCGGGCGCCCTCATCGGTTTTTTCCTGACCGGAGCGACCTACTCGTTGGT carries:
- a CDS encoding MFS transporter; the protein is MRRLLLANLISGSATLAVFTALAAYVQQTVGATATTALFLVQTVAVIALARWILRLLPSERAGLLWGLGQVVQLLLCVLLLPVREDLALIVVYAGVVAGLGGVSAPLMLYLVGRLAEEPLRQGALTGLASGRTASLAIGPGIAAVLIPVGGVATVILVAALLYAACAALVAHTRHARLTSAGGDTQAPARGFLSTFARPDGVGRGLVPMVILWAVLALAGGAVNAVEFPVMDVLHGFSASMIGVTLAAYGVGGLVVFVLNTLNVDILHPLVPFVVLPFALLGWAFLGPAGALIGFFLTGATYSLVSGWIRYVIDREATRSGVVIVDLWAWLQQIAAGISVVVYLLFLAAFALAVSLTLLVFLMVGLFGVLGWFGVVAWRSERRAGRGSVQEPSACTDRS
- a CDS encoding CmcI family methyltransferase codes for the protein MWRGRQGSEDARQPGSLYGNVIAALTAAAASAATERARGYYRDLLERTVRAGTLDHPARYTPARQRVGARSYLRRQVSVDTYACSQGVAEPLRWRGRRLLKGVWDLAIYGQLLQELRPRTIVELGAGPGASALWFADQAIGLGIDCHVVSLDRSPPPAVRGRPSVTYQYCDLEGDLAMLVAALRRRPAATPLLVVEDAHVAIPAVLSCVDAELDRGDYLVIEDSEGKQAELVAFLEKAQRDYYVDNMLCDRFGVNAASAMNSIFMVGPPER
- a CDS encoding transposase family protein, with protein sequence MITYPAMLDVPRQLVHYLSRLLATERLTRGTRRGTRALTCFKQALLVLVWYRKREDLTLLAAGFGVSRATAYRYRDEATTVLAAGAPDLHQALRRVADQGWSHIILDGKIFRRQPQQNRRHRQSSARPHPL